One Fusobacterium ulcerans DNA segment encodes these proteins:
- a CDS encoding electron transfer flavoprotein subunit beta/FixA family protein translates to MKIVVCIKQVPDTTEIKLDPVKGTLIRDGVPSIMNPDDKGGLEEALKLKDKYGAHVTVITMGPPQAEAILREAYAMGVDRAILLTDRKFGGADTLATSNTIAAALRNIEADLIIAGRQAIDGDTAQVGPQIAEHLGLPQVSYVKDMQYNTEDNSLTIKRVVEDGYYLVNVQLPALVTVLSEANQPRYMRVGGIVEAFDKPVETWTFDNITIDPAIIGLNGSPTKVKKSFTKGAKQAGKVFELEAKEAVNLIVEKLKEKFVI, encoded by the coding sequence ATGAAAATAGTAGTTTGTATAAAACAAGTTCCAGACACAACTGAGATCAAATTGGATCCAGTAAAAGGGACACTAATCAGAGATGGAGTTCCTAGTATCATGAACCCAGATGATAAAGGTGGATTGGAAGAAGCTTTAAAACTTAAAGATAAATATGGAGCTCATGTAACAGTTATCACAATGGGACCTCCTCAAGCAGAAGCTATCCTAAGAGAAGCATATGCAATGGGTGTAGATAGAGCTATCCTTTTAACAGATAGAAAATTTGGAGGAGCAGATACTCTAGCTACTTCTAATACTATTGCAGCTGCTTTAAGAAATATAGAAGCTGACCTAATAATCGCAGGAAGACAAGCTATTGATGGAGATACTGCACAAGTAGGACCACAAATAGCTGAGCACCTAGGATTACCTCAAGTATCTTATGTAAAAGATATGCAATATAATACAGAAGACAATTCATTAACAATTAAAAGAGTTGTGGAAGATGGATATTACTTAGTAAATGTTCAATTACCTGCTCTAGTTACTGTATTATCAGAAGCTAACCAACCTAGATATATGAGAGTTGGAGGAATTGTTGAAGCTTTTGATAAACCAGTTGAAACTTGGACTTTTGATAACATAACAATAGATCCAGCAATCATTGGATTAAATGGATCACCTACTAAAGTTAAAAAATCATTTACTAAAGGAGCTAAACAAGCTGGTAAAGTATTTGAATTAGAAGCAAAAGAAGCAGTAAACTTAATTGTTGAAAAATTAAAAGAAAAATTTGTTATTTAA
- a CDS encoding electron transfer flavoprotein subunit alpha/FixB family protein, producing MNLSDYKGILVFAEQRDGVIQTVGLELIGKAKELAGVLNVPVTAALIGHNVAGLAKTLVEYGADKVVVVDQARLEVYDTEAYTQVFKAIIDAKKPEIVLFGATTLGRDLAPRVSSRMATGLTADCTKLEISEETKGLEMTRPAFGGNLMATIVCPDHRPQMSTVRPGVMQKAPRVEGREGEIENFSVSLDTSKMKVKVVQIVKETANKVDISEAKILVSGGRGIGSAENFAALESVAKEIGATVSASRAAVDAGYIEHDRQVGQTGKTVRPDIYFACGISGAIQHVAGMEESEYIVAINKDKDAAIFNVADLGIVGDANKIAPLLAEELKKAKDAK from the coding sequence ATGAATTTAAGTGATTATAAAGGAATATTAGTATTTGCAGAGCAAAGAGATGGGGTAATTCAAACTGTTGGTTTAGAATTAATTGGAAAAGCTAAAGAATTAGCTGGAGTATTAAATGTACCAGTAACAGCTGCTTTAATAGGGCATAATGTTGCAGGATTAGCAAAAACTCTAGTTGAATACGGAGCTGACAAAGTTGTTGTAGTTGATCAAGCTAGATTAGAAGTTTATGATACTGAGGCTTACACTCAAGTATTTAAAGCTATAATTGATGCTAAAAAACCTGAAATCGTTCTATTTGGAGCTACTACTTTAGGAAGAGATTTAGCACCTAGAGTATCTTCAAGAATGGCTACAGGACTTACAGCTGACTGTACAAAACTTGAAATTTCTGAAGAAACTAAAGGATTAGAAATGACAAGACCTGCATTTGGAGGAAACTTGATGGCAACTATCGTTTGTCCTGATCATAGACCTCAAATGTCTACAGTTAGACCAGGAGTAATGCAAAAAGCTCCAAGAGTAGAAGGAAGAGAAGGAGAAATAGAAAACTTCTCTGTATCTTTAGATACTTCTAAAATGAAAGTTAAAGTTGTTCAAATAGTTAAAGAAACTGCTAATAAAGTAGATATTTCTGAAGCTAAAATACTTGTATCTGGAGGAAGAGGAATCGGTTCAGCTGAGAACTTTGCTGCATTAGAATCTGTAGCTAAAGAAATCGGTGCAACTGTATCTGCTTCAAGAGCAGCTGTTGATGCTGGATATATCGAGCATGATAGACAAGTTGGACAAACTGGTAAAACAGTTAGACCTGACATTTACTTCGCATGTGGAATTTCTGGAGCAATCCAACACGTTGCAGGTATGGAAGAGTCTGAATATATCGTAGCTATTAACAAAGACAAAGATGCAGCTATATTCAATGTTGCAGATCTAGGAATTGTTGGAGATGCTAACAAAATAGCTCCATTACTAGCTGAAGAGTTGAAAAAAGCTAAAGACGCTAAGTAA
- the glmS gene encoding glutamine--fructose-6-phosphate transaminase (isomerizing), with translation MCGIIGYVGNDEKAVEVILDGLSKLEYRGYDSAGLAIIEKGHLFVEKKSGKLDNLKESLKDAGHYSNVGIGHTRWATHGVPTDVNSHPHCSCDKKVAVVHNGIIENYAVLKDELIEKGYIFSSDTDSEVAAQLFSYLYTGDLLETIMKVRDRIRGSYALGIIHEEQPDKIICTRKESPLIIGLGKDKNFIASDVPAILKYTRDVIFLENDEIAVIEEGKVTVFDKEGKPIEKEVTKIEWDMEQASKNGYPHFMLKEIEEQPAVVERTLEVYIKPDGKVDFGKAFEKIDFEKIKEIDIIACGTAYHAGLQAAYFFKKMAKIKTNVDIASEFRYSDPFLSEDNLVIFISQSGETLDTLMALKLARSKGAKTLAITNVVGSTISREADVVLYTVAGPEISVASTKAYTTQVVTFYLLALYVAFKCNRVTLEEYESYLDKIYSLSEKIGKMFFNKEKIEKIAQEVKDRKNGFYIGRGIDEKITREGSLKMKEITYIHTEAFPAGELKHGPIALIEEGTMIVVVSTQRDMVEKVASNIKELKARGAFVISVTKADYKEILDVSDRVILIDDIDDMVAPLLSMIPLQLLSYYTAVAKGLDVDKPRNLAKSVTVE, from the coding sequence ATGTGTGGAATTATCGGATATGTAGGAAATGATGAAAAGGCAGTAGAAGTAATACTTGATGGGTTGAGCAAACTTGAATACAGAGGGTATGACTCTGCTGGGCTTGCAATCATTGAAAAAGGACATCTTTTTGTGGAGAAAAAAAGCGGGAAGCTGGATAATCTTAAAGAATCACTTAAAGATGCAGGGCATTATTCAAATGTGGGAATAGGACATACTAGATGGGCTACTCATGGGGTACCAACAGATGTCAATTCACATCCTCACTGTAGTTGTGATAAAAAAGTAGCAGTAGTTCATAATGGGATAATAGAAAATTATGCTGTATTGAAAGATGAACTTATAGAGAAAGGGTATATTTTTTCTTCTGATACTGACAGTGAAGTAGCAGCACAACTTTTTTCTTATCTTTATACAGGAGATTTACTTGAAACAATAATGAAAGTAAGAGATAGAATAAGAGGAAGTTATGCCTTAGGTATAATTCATGAAGAGCAGCCTGATAAGATCATCTGTACTAGAAAAGAGAGTCCTTTAATTATAGGATTAGGAAAGGACAAAAATTTTATTGCATCAGATGTTCCAGCTATTCTAAAATACACAAGAGATGTTATTTTCTTGGAAAATGATGAAATAGCTGTTATCGAAGAAGGGAAAGTAACAGTTTTTGATAAAGAGGGAAAACCTATAGAAAAAGAAGTTACTAAGATAGAGTGGGATATGGAACAAGCTAGTAAAAATGGATATCCTCATTTTATGCTGAAAGAAATAGAGGAGCAGCCTGCTGTTGTAGAAAGAACTCTGGAAGTTTATATAAAACCAGATGGAAAAGTAGATTTTGGAAAAGCATTTGAAAAAATTGATTTTGAAAAAATTAAGGAAATAGATATAATTGCATGCGGAACAGCTTATCATGCTGGATTACAGGCAGCGTATTTCTTTAAGAAAATGGCAAAAATAAAAACAAATGTGGACATTGCATCTGAATTCAGATATAGTGATCCTTTCTTAAGTGAAGATAATCTTGTTATATTTATAAGTCAGTCTGGAGAAACTCTGGATACTCTTATGGCATTGAAATTAGCAAGAAGCAAAGGAGCAAAAACTCTTGCAATAACAAATGTGGTTGGATCAACTATATCAAGGGAAGCAGATGTAGTATTATATACAGTTGCTGGACCAGAAATATCAGTAGCTTCAACAAAAGCATACACAACACAAGTAGTTACTTTCTATTTGCTTGCTCTTTATGTAGCTTTCAAATGCAACAGAGTAACTTTAGAAGAATATGAAAGTTATTTAGATAAAATTTATAGTTTAAGTGAAAAAATAGGAAAAATGTTTTTCAATAAAGAAAAGATAGAGAAAATAGCTCAAGAGGTAAAAGATAGAAAGAATGGTTTTTATATTGGAAGAGGAATAGATGAAAAAATAACAAGAGAGGGATCTCTGAAAATGAAAGAGATAACTTATATTCATACTGAAGCTTTTCCTGCTGGAGAATTAAAACATGGACCAATAGCCCTTATTGAAGAAGGAACTATGATAGTAGTAGTTTCAACTCAAAGAGACATGGTAGAAAAAGTAGCTTCTAATATAAAAGAACTAAAGGCAAGAGGTGCTTTTGTTATTTCGGTTACAAAAGCGGATTATAAAGAAATACTAGATGTATCTGACAGAGTGATACTTATAGATGACATAGATGATATGGTGGCACCACTATTATCTATGATCCCATTACAGCTGTTGTCATATTACACAGCAGTAGCAAAAGGTCTGGATGTTGATAAACCAAGAAACCTTGCAAAATCTGTTACTGTTGAATAA
- a CDS encoding aminopeptidase P family protein: MKRKGIDVYVIPSSDYHQSEYVGEHFKSREFISGFTGSAGTVVVTENEAGLWTDGRYFIQAEKQLEESTITLFKMGEENVPTYIEYIGKNLKNGQCLGFDGKVLSGKNVFDIKAGFGKKEIKIEDRYDLIGEMWNDRPALPKSDVFILDEKYCGESFESKLERVRKKMSNLNANNHILTSLDDIAWLFNMRGRDIKNNPVSLSYAMISNEEIVLYIDKNKINEDVELYFIDKNIKLKDYFAIYDDVKNISKEDTVLLDTNKVNYLIYNSIPTETEIIDKANPSTLMKACKNDIELENLKNAHIKDGVAVTKFMYWLKKNIGSQEITEMSAAEKLESFRKEWADYIEPSFNTISAYEANAAMMHYSANKDSNSQLAPRNLLLVDSGGQYIDGTTDITRTFVLGECSGEIREHFTLVLKGMLSLSMIKFMHGITGTNLDILARKPVWSRGIDYKCGTGHGVGFLLNVHEGPHSIRWQYNPQVLEAGMTVTNEPGVYIQGSHGIRLENELIVRNAEKTDFGQFMTFETMTYAPLDLDGVVTELLNEEEKEFLNNYHQMVFEKISPFLSEEEKKWLKEYTRKI, translated from the coding sequence ATGAAGAGAAAAGGAATAGATGTATATGTTATTCCTTCTTCAGATTACCATCAAAGCGAATATGTAGGAGAACATTTTAAGTCAAGAGAATTTATATCAGGATTTACAGGTTCAGCTGGAACAGTAGTAGTGACAGAAAATGAAGCTGGTCTTTGGACTGATGGAAGATATTTCATTCAGGCTGAAAAACAACTTGAAGAAAGTACAATTACTCTTTTTAAAATGGGAGAAGAGAATGTCCCAACATACATTGAATATATAGGGAAGAATCTTAAAAATGGTCAATGTTTAGGATTTGATGGGAAAGTTTTATCAGGAAAAAATGTCTTTGATATAAAAGCTGGATTTGGAAAAAAAGAGATAAAAATAGAAGATAGATATGATTTGATAGGAGAGATGTGGAATGACAGACCAGCTCTTCCTAAATCAGATGTGTTTATATTAGATGAAAAATATTGTGGTGAAAGTTTTGAAAGCAAGCTTGAAAGAGTAAGAAAAAAAATGTCAAACTTAAATGCCAACAATCATATATTAACTTCTCTTGATGATATAGCATGGCTTTTCAATATGAGAGGAAGAGATATAAAAAATAATCCAGTATCTCTTTCATATGCTATGATTTCTAATGAAGAAATTGTATTGTATATAGATAAAAATAAAATAAATGAAGATGTTGAGTTGTATTTTATTGATAAAAATATTAAACTAAAAGATTATTTTGCTATATATGATGATGTAAAAAATATATCAAAAGAGGATACAGTTCTTTTAGATACAAATAAGGTAAATTATCTTATATACAACAGTATTCCAACAGAAACTGAAATAATAGACAAAGCAAATCCGAGCACTCTTATGAAAGCTTGTAAAAATGATATAGAATTAGAAAATCTTAAAAACGCTCATATAAAAGACGGAGTTGCAGTTACAAAATTTATGTATTGGCTTAAAAAGAATATTGGAAGTCAAGAAATCACTGAAATGAGTGCAGCTGAAAAATTAGAGTCTTTTAGAAAAGAGTGGGCTGATTATATAGAACCAAGTTTTAATACTATTTCAGCATATGAAGCAAATGCTGCTATGATGCATTATAGTGCCAATAAAGATTCTAACAGTCAACTTGCACCAAGAAATCTTCTTTTGGTAGATTCAGGGGGGCAATACATAGATGGAACTACTGATATAACTAGAACTTTTGTACTGGGAGAATGCAGTGGAGAAATAAGAGAACATTTTACTTTAGTATTAAAAGGGATGCTGTCGCTCTCAATGATTAAATTTATGCATGGAATTACAGGAACAAATTTAGATATATTAGCCAGAAAGCCAGTATGGTCAAGAGGAATAGATTATAAATGTGGAACAGGTCATGGGGTAGGATTCCTTCTGAATGTACATGAAGGGCCTCATAGTATAAGATGGCAGTATAATCCTCAGGTATTAGAAGCAGGAATGACTGTAACAAATGAGCCTGGAGTATATATTCAAGGATCTCATGGTATCAGACTTGAAAATGAACTGATAGTGAGAAATGCTGAAAAAACAGACTTTGGACAATTTATGACTTTTGAAACTATGACTTATGCTCCTTTAGATTTAGATGGAGTAGTTACTGAGCTTTTAAATGAAGAGGAAAAAGAATTTTTGAATAATTATCATCAAATGGTATTTGAAAAGATTTCTCCATTTTTGAGTGAAGAAGAGAAAAAATGGCTGAAGGAATATACTAGAAAAATTTAA
- a CDS encoding phosphatase: MSYLIDLHIHTNVNPHAYSTLEEDINSALKKGMKVIAITNHGPALQDSPHWWSLVNMKVIPREVEGMRILRGVETNLIDDRGNFDINQRVYDVMDIILCGLHPVEAYGEVGNKEKNTRAVLNIMRKQKIDIMVHLGNPQFPIDYEAVVKEAKEQNVAIELNNSSLVSSRLGSEPNCQKILELCKQHECMISLGTDSHISYDIGNFEQAKRLLNNTDFPEKYIINSSIESLENFLRLRKNLRAKEI, translated from the coding sequence ATGTCGTATCTTATAGATTTGCATATACATACTAATGTGAATCCACATGCTTATAGTACATTAGAAGAAGATATAAATTCTGCTTTAAAAAAAGGAATGAAAGTTATAGCAATAACTAATCACGGACCAGCATTACAAGATTCGCCTCATTGGTGGAGTTTGGTAAATATGAAGGTTATTCCTAGAGAGGTAGAAGGTATGAGAATACTAAGAGGAGTGGAAACTAATCTAATAGATGATCGTGGAAATTTTGATATAAATCAAAGAGTGTATGATGTAATGGACATAATTCTTTGTGGACTTCATCCAGTAGAAGCTTATGGAGAAGTAGGAAACAAAGAAAAAAATACTAGAGCAGTACTTAATATCATGAGAAAACAGAAAATAGATATTATGGTTCATTTAGGTAATCCACAATTTCCTATTGATTATGAAGCAGTTGTTAAAGAAGCTAAAGAGCAAAATGTAGCTATAGAACTCAACAACTCATCTTTAGTATCTTCAAGATTAGGTTCTGAACCTAACTGTCAAAAAATACTAGAATTATGCAAACAACATGAATGTATGATTTCTTTAGGAACAGACTCACATATCTCTTATGATATAGGAAATTTTGAGCAGGCAAAAAGGCTATTAAATAACACTGACTTTCCAGAAAAGTATATAATAAACTCATCAATTGAAAGCCTTGAGAACTTCCTTAGATTAAGGAAAAACCTAAGGGCAAAAGAAATTTAA
- a CDS encoding NAD(P)H-dependent flavin oxidoreductase, with protein sequence MLAIGDLKIDIPIIQGGMAIRASMAKLAAAVANEGGIGVIAGTALSIDELKKEIKRAKDMIVNKGGALGVNIMYATTDFMDLVHASIEAGIDVIIFGAGFSRDIFEVAKGTGVKIIPVVSSLKLAKISQKLGADAIVVEGGNAGGHLGTEKDSWDIVGEIAENISIPVFGAGGVITPEDAERMLALGADGVQMGSRFIAAEECEVDDFFKQMYINCKEGDVVEMMSSAGLPANAIVSPYVKKVLNETTEPPKQCNRCLKKCTYKFCVNERLVKAHDGNYEEGIFFAGRDAWKINEILSVKEIFDRFKKVFKE encoded by the coding sequence ATGTTAGCAATAGGTGATTTAAAAATAGACATCCCAATTATACAAGGTGGAATGGCAATCAGAGCATCAATGGCAAAGCTGGCTGCTGCGGTTGCAAATGAAGGTGGAATAGGAGTAATAGCTGGAACAGCATTATCAATAGATGAACTAAAAAAAGAAATTAAAAGAGCAAAAGATATGATCGTAAATAAAGGTGGAGCATTAGGTGTAAATATCATGTATGCTACTACTGATTTTATGGATCTTGTACATGCATCTATTGAGGCAGGAATTGATGTTATCATATTTGGTGCTGGATTCTCAAGAGATATATTTGAAGTAGCTAAAGGAACTGGAGTTAAAATAATACCAGTAGTATCGTCTCTTAAATTAGCTAAAATTTCTCAAAAATTAGGAGCAGATGCTATTGTTGTTGAAGGTGGAAATGCAGGTGGACACTTAGGGACAGAAAAAGATTCATGGGATATCGTTGGAGAAATTGCTGAAAACATATCTATCCCTGTTTTTGGTGCGGGAGGAGTAATAACTCCTGAAGATGCAGAAAGAATGCTTGCATTAGGTGCTGATGGCGTTCAAATGGGAAGCAGATTTATAGCTGCTGAAGAATGTGAAGTAGATGATTTCTTTAAACAAATGTATATAAATTGTAAAGAGGGAGATGTAGTTGAAATGATGAGTTCTGCTGGTCTGCCAGCTAATGCTATTGTTTCTCCTTATGTAAAAAAAGTTTTGAATGAAACTACAGAACCGCCAAAGCAATGCAACAGATGTTTGAAAAAATGTACATATAAATTTTGTGTAAATGAAAGACTAGTAAAAGCACATGATGGTAATTACGAGGAAGGAATATTTTTTGCTGGAAGAGATGCGTGGAAAATAAATGAAATTCTTTCAGTTAAAGAAATTTTTGATAGATTTAAAAAAGTATTCAAGGAATAA
- a CDS encoding DUF561 domain-containing protein — MSNNKICKLLGIKYPIIQGAMAWIANGNLAGHVSKEGGLGIIAGGGMPCDILRQEIRKAKDITSNPFGVNLMLMMADVEEQINICIEEKVQVVTTGAGNPGPYMEKLKAAGIKVLPVVASVALAKRMERIGADAVIAEGMEGGGHIGSITTMALVPQVVEKVDIPVIAAGGIAGGKQFLAALSLGACGIQVGTKFLVAEECTIHENYKQAIIKAKDRSTVSTGNYTGHPVRVIENKFAKLILEKEKEGVPKEEIEQMGTGRLRLAVVDGDIDNGSVMAGQVAAMVNEKTTVKEILESMMKGLDEAKEDLDKRMSSWK; from the coding sequence ATGAGTAATAACAAGATCTGTAAACTACTTGGAATCAAATATCCAATCATACAAGGAGCAATGGCATGGATCGCTAATGGAAATCTTGCTGGGCACGTTTCTAAAGAGGGAGGTCTGGGAATCATTGCTGGGGGTGGAATGCCTTGTGATATTTTGAGACAGGAAATCAGAAAAGCTAAAGATATAACTTCTAATCCATTTGGAGTAAACTTAATGCTTATGATGGCAGATGTAGAGGAACAAATCAACATTTGTATAGAAGAAAAAGTCCAAGTAGTGACAACAGGAGCAGGAAATCCAGGGCCTTATATGGAAAAATTGAAGGCAGCAGGAATAAAAGTTTTACCAGTAGTAGCTTCAGTAGCATTGGCTAAAAGAATGGAAAGAATCGGAGCAGATGCAGTAATAGCTGAAGGTATGGAAGGTGGAGGACACATAGGAAGTATAACAACTATGGCTCTAGTACCTCAAGTGGTAGAAAAAGTTGATATACCTGTAATTGCAGCAGGTGGAATAGCAGGTGGAAAGCAATTTTTAGCAGCTCTTTCATTAGGAGCTTGTGGTATACAAGTAGGAACTAAATTCTTAGTAGCTGAAGAGTGTACAATACATGAAAATTATAAGCAAGCTATAATAAAAGCTAAAGATAGATCAACTGTATCAACTGGGAACTATACTGGGCACCCTGTAAGAGTTATTGAAAATAAATTTGCTAAATTAATATTAGAAAAAGAAAAAGAAGGAGTTCCTAAGGAAGAGATTGAGCAAATGGGAACAGGTAGATTAAGACTTGCTGTTGTTGATGGAGATATTGACAATGGAAGTGTAATGGCAGGACAAGTTGCTGCTATGGTAAATGAAAAAACTACTGTAAAAGAAATTCTTGAAAGTATGATGAAAGGTTTAGATGAAGCAAAAGAAGATCTAGATAAAAGAATGTCAAGCTGGAAATAA
- a CDS encoding LysR family transcriptional regulator, with the protein MNIKHLYIFKAVCEEMNFTRAAEKLYMTQPAVSHVINDLEEETGHILFDRISKKIYLTEMGKIFLNKTLRILELYDDLENNFYSSEKDVPIYIGSCITIGNFWLPSIIKEFKKNYPETPLKIEIDSAAAIEKKLLNNDIDVALIEGGIHNDYLIKTVFSSYELSVICSSNHPFSKKKCISIEEFIKEDLLLREKGSAIRDCLDNALAGKDVFPAPSWTSTNSQALIQGVKNNLGITVLPDILVANELERKELKKLFIKDINLKNNNYIVYHKDKFISNTMSVFIDSVKKINLK; encoded by the coding sequence TTGAATATAAAACATCTATATATTTTTAAAGCTGTTTGTGAAGAGATGAATTTTACTAGAGCAGCAGAAAAACTATATATGACACAACCTGCTGTATCCCATGTAATAAATGATTTAGAAGAGGAAACAGGACACATCCTTTTTGACCGTATATCAAAAAAAATATATTTAACTGAGATGGGAAAGATATTTTTAAATAAAACTTTAAGAATTCTCGAATTATATGATGATTTAGAAAATAATTTTTACAGTTCTGAAAAAGATGTTCCTATATATATTGGTTCTTGTATCACAATAGGTAATTTCTGGCTTCCATCTATCATAAAAGAATTTAAAAAAAATTATCCTGAAACACCACTAAAAATAGAAATTGACAGTGCTGCTGCAATAGAAAAAAAGCTTTTAAATAATGACATAGATGTAGCCTTAATCGAAGGAGGAATACATAACGATTATCTCATTAAAACTGTTTTCTCTTCATATGAATTAAGTGTTATCTGTTCCAGTAACCACCCTTTTTCTAAAAAGAAATGTATATCTATAGAGGAATTTATAAAAGAAGACCTTTTATTAAGAGAAAAGGGAAGTGCCATAAGAGATTGTCTTGATAATGCTCTAGCTGGAAAAGATGTCTTTCCTGCTCCTTCATGGACAAGTACTAACTCACAGGCATTAATACAGGGAGTAAAAAACAATCTTGGAATAACTGTTCTCCCAGATATCTTAGTTGCAAATGAGCTTGAAAGAAAAGAATTAAAAAAGCTTTTTATTAAAGATATAAATTTAAAAAACAATAATTACATCGTTTATCACAAGGATAAATTTATCTCCAATACTATGTCTGTCTTTATTGATTCAGTAAAAAAAATCAATTTAAAATAA
- a CDS encoding chromate transporter codes for MKNNKVKVCIWLFGINFFISAFTFGGGYVVIPMIKKYFVDKKKFFDNEQLMDMAAIAQSSPGAIAVNLSVLSGYKTAGMIGAVISCIAAVFPPLIILGVISIYYTMFRDNQVISSILKGMEAGVGALIVDIVLDMSRAIFKERQKFMTFIIPLTFIASFIFHINVIFIILTCSAACFIDGWIKKKKGEKICGV; via the coding sequence ATGAAAAATAATAAAGTAAAGGTATGTATATGGCTTTTTGGAATAAATTTTTTTATAAGTGCATTCACTTTTGGTGGTGGGTATGTAGTGATTCCAATGATAAAAAAATACTTTGTAGATAAGAAAAAATTTTTTGATAATGAACAACTGATGGATATGGCTGCAATAGCCCAATCTTCTCCAGGAGCAATAGCTGTAAATCTATCAGTATTATCAGGCTACAAAACAGCAGGTATGATTGGAGCAGTGATAAGCTGTATTGCAGCAGTATTTCCTCCCCTTATTATATTGGGAGTAATTTCAATATACTATACGATGTTTAGAGATAATCAAGTGATTTCTTCAATACTAAAGGGAATGGAAGCAGGTGTTGGAGCATTGATAGTAGATATTGTTTTAGATATGAGCAGGGCTATTTTTAAAGAAAGGCAAAAATTCATGACATTTATTATACCTTTAACATTTATAGCTAGCTTTATATTCCATATCAATGTTATTTTTATAATTTTGACATGTTCAGCAGCTTGTTTCATTGATGGGTGGATAAAAAAGAAAAAAGGAGAAAAGATATGTGGGGTTTAA
- a CDS encoding chromate transporter, with the protein MWGLILVLLISFLQIGLFSIGGGYATIPLIQEQVVNIHKWLTFQEFTDIITISQMTPGPLAVNTSTFVGIRIAGIPGAITATFGCVISGFIISILLYNFFNKYRKADSILNVLKGLRAVSVGLIASSASTILLIAFGGISKIEEAGKANVNMLAVIIFFVSIFLLRKFKINPMLMMILSGTAGFFLY; encoded by the coding sequence ATGTGGGGTTTAATTTTAGTTTTATTAATAAGCTTTCTGCAAATAGGGCTGTTCAGTATAGGGGGAGGGTATGCTACAATTCCCTTGATACAGGAGCAGGTTGTAAATATTCATAAGTGGCTGACTTTTCAGGAATTTACAGATATAATAACTATTTCTCAAATGACCCCAGGTCCTCTGGCAGTAAATACTTCTACATTTGTAGGAATAAGAATAGCAGGAATACCAGGAGCAATTACAGCAACTTTTGGGTGTGTTATATCTGGTTTTATAATATCTATATTGCTGTATAATTTTTTTAATAAATATAGAAAAGCTGATAGCATCTTAAATGTTCTCAAGGGATTGAGGGCAGTATCTGTAGGACTGATAGCTTCATCTGCTAGTACAATATTATTGATAGCTTTTGGTGGAATATCAAAAATAGAAGAGGCTGGAAAAGCTAATGTGAATATGTTGGCAGTAATAATATTTTTTGTTTCTATATTTTTGTTGAGAAAGTTTAAAATCAATCCAATGTTAATGATGATATTGAGCGGAACGGCTGGGTTCTTTTTATATTGA